In one window of Astyanax mexicanus isolate ESR-SI-001 chromosome 18, AstMex3_surface, whole genome shotgun sequence DNA:
- the tfdp2 gene encoding transcription factor Dp-2 isoform X2 encodes MEVLLVPLQKQAGSISLVTPSNYSPATKITLGAVNSNVGAQTIISTPQRVAHPGSILISSPFTPHTTPATMVTQGRPPEGNEWTPGNKKRTHDFIDSYYSDRDGLCSSDSSSSKRMKKTDKNGKGLRHFSMKVCEKVQKKGTTSYNEVADELVAEFAHANLMHTNSQVYDQKNIRRRVYDALNVLMAMNIISKEKKEIRWIGLPTNSAQEFRNLELEKQKRLERIRQKRSQLEELILQQIAFKNLVRRNQANEASSKSPPPPGSVIQLPFIILNTDVRTVIDCSISSDKCEYLFNFDNMFEIHDDIEVLKRMGMSLGLENGKCTQENLSVAKSLVPKSLETYVTGMARGTNRTPPSHTSHSSSVPSHTPESRGQTPSSFNEEDDDDEDEDDEDDDEPSSPE; translated from the exons ATGGAAGTGCTGCTCGTTCCTCTTCAGAAACAAGCAG gTAGTATTTCCCTTGTAACGCCGTCCAACTACAGTCCTGCCACCAAGATTACTTTAGGAGCAGTAAATTCCAATGTGGGAGCACAGACG ATTATAAGCACGCCTCAGAGAGTGGCTCATCCAGGAAGCATCCTCATCAGCAGCCccttcacaccacacactacacctGCTACTATGGTAACACAAGGACGCCCACCAGAAGGCAACGAATGGACACCAGG AAACAAGAAAAGGACACATGACTTTATAGACTCCTATTACTCTGATCG GGATGGACTGTGTTCGAGTGACTCCTCTTCAAG taaaAGGATGAAGAAAACTGATAAGAATGGGAAGGGTCTCAGGCACTTTTCTATGAAGGTGTGTGAGAAGGTGCAGAAGAAAGGCACTACATCGTACAACGAGGTGGCAGACGAACTGGTGGCCGAGTTTGCCCATGCCAACCTGATGCACACAAATTCA CAGGTGTATGACCAGAAGAACATCCGCAGACGTGTTTATGACGCATTGAATGTATTGATGGCCATGAACATTATCTCTAAAGAGAAGAAGGAGATTCGCTGGATCGGTCTGCCCACCAACTCGGCACAGGAATTTCGCAACCTGGAG TTGGAAAAGCAGAAACGGTTGgaaagaatcagacaaaaaagAAGCCAGCTGGAGGAGCTTATACTACAG CAGATAGCCTTTAAGAACCTGGTGCGGAGGAACCAGGCCAACGAAGCATCGTCAAAATCGCCACCTCCACCCGGGTCTGTCATTCAGCTGCCCTTCATCATTCTTAATACAGACGTACGCACAGTCATCGACTGCTCCATCTCCAGTGACAA ATGTGAATATCTCTTTAACTTTGACAATATGTTCGAGATTCACGATGACATCGAGGTTCTGAAGCGCATGGGCATGTCTCTGGGACTGGAGAACGGGAAATGCACCCAAGAAAACCTCAGTGTTGCCAAATCTCTTGTGCCTAAATCCTTGGAGACATATGTCACAG GAATGGCCAGAGGCACCAACAGAACACCTCCCAGCCACACAAG CCACAGTAGCTCTGTACCCTCACATACTCCAGAATCTCGGGGCCAGACACCGAGTTCCTTTaatgaagaagatgatgatgacgaAGATGAGGACGACGAAGACGACGACGAGCCATCCTCTCCGGAATGA
- the tfdp2 gene encoding transcription factor Dp-2 isoform X1 → MSYMMANTVGATPLCADLKAFLSTQNLPKGSISLVTPSNYSPATKITLGAVNSNVGAQTIISTPQRVAHPGSILISSPFTPHTTPATMVTQGRPPEGNEWTPGNKKRTHDFIDSYYSDRDGLCSSDSSSSKRMKKTDKNGKGLRHFSMKVCEKVQKKGTTSYNEVADELVAEFAHANLMHTNSQVYDQKNIRRRVYDALNVLMAMNIISKEKKEIRWIGLPTNSAQEFRNLELEKQKRLERIRQKRSQLEELILQQIAFKNLVRRNQANEASSKSPPPPGSVIQLPFIILNTDVRTVIDCSISSDKCEYLFNFDNMFEIHDDIEVLKRMGMSLGLENGKCTQENLSVAKSLVPKSLETYVTGMARGTNRTPPSHTSHSSSVPSHTPESRGQTPSSFNEEDDDDEDEDDEDDDEPSSPE, encoded by the exons gTAGTATTTCCCTTGTAACGCCGTCCAACTACAGTCCTGCCACCAAGATTACTTTAGGAGCAGTAAATTCCAATGTGGGAGCACAGACG ATTATAAGCACGCCTCAGAGAGTGGCTCATCCAGGAAGCATCCTCATCAGCAGCCccttcacaccacacactacacctGCTACTATGGTAACACAAGGACGCCCACCAGAAGGCAACGAATGGACACCAGG AAACAAGAAAAGGACACATGACTTTATAGACTCCTATTACTCTGATCG GGATGGACTGTGTTCGAGTGACTCCTCTTCAAG taaaAGGATGAAGAAAACTGATAAGAATGGGAAGGGTCTCAGGCACTTTTCTATGAAGGTGTGTGAGAAGGTGCAGAAGAAAGGCACTACATCGTACAACGAGGTGGCAGACGAACTGGTGGCCGAGTTTGCCCATGCCAACCTGATGCACACAAATTCA CAGGTGTATGACCAGAAGAACATCCGCAGACGTGTTTATGACGCATTGAATGTATTGATGGCCATGAACATTATCTCTAAAGAGAAGAAGGAGATTCGCTGGATCGGTCTGCCCACCAACTCGGCACAGGAATTTCGCAACCTGGAG TTGGAAAAGCAGAAACGGTTGgaaagaatcagacaaaaaagAAGCCAGCTGGAGGAGCTTATACTACAG CAGATAGCCTTTAAGAACCTGGTGCGGAGGAACCAGGCCAACGAAGCATCGTCAAAATCGCCACCTCCACCCGGGTCTGTCATTCAGCTGCCCTTCATCATTCTTAATACAGACGTACGCACAGTCATCGACTGCTCCATCTCCAGTGACAA ATGTGAATATCTCTTTAACTTTGACAATATGTTCGAGATTCACGATGACATCGAGGTTCTGAAGCGCATGGGCATGTCTCTGGGACTGGAGAACGGGAAATGCACCCAAGAAAACCTCAGTGTTGCCAAATCTCTTGTGCCTAAATCCTTGGAGACATATGTCACAG GAATGGCCAGAGGCACCAACAGAACACCTCCCAGCCACACAAG CCACAGTAGCTCTGTACCCTCACATACTCCAGAATCTCGGGGCCAGACACCGAGTTCCTTTaatgaagaagatgatgatgacgaAGATGAGGACGACGAAGACGACGACGAGCCATCCTCTCCGGAATGA